In Streptococcus sp. SN-1, a single genomic region encodes these proteins:
- a CDS encoding DEAD/DEAH box helicase — translation MVSKSDAGKAILTKIKNNKKISDNLINLLYFTKSLSSKDAEFLFSVALLLIEEFERKRERNIYLLIEYAYLIIARTCFKINDFRALYDFSINYGYYPIARKILSDGLLENNISVQHLISNNELDDFSEEGKIKTYEQHKVFEEVIESKSEQLLFAAPTSYGKSELIFKHLSNNNDKSKVAIIVPTKALIDQTFRDAKQKVHDRKILIHDQNYNVEKDNRILAIVTQERALRLIDEGIVFDMIYIDEAHELLDFNFRFPLANRSLLLARFINITRKLNLQVKLIYLSPTIQNSESLLLGDQDLINDYRIEKNLKILAIKYLSKENKEYIYDLYLNEYILVSERNDPWKYIVDTVSNGRFKKNLHFIFRPKQIEDYAQELFDLSPERDIPEEIKELQEELSRIVHPEFKLINYLSKGIVYLHGVLPLLIRNYLLKYIKESKFLSNFIANSVVLAGMNLPIDNLVYISGFNRSSDLKNLIGRVNRLNEIFKKESSLSRIFIPIHFIELIDYPQYNGCKIQNKITSLRGVHKDNVENPVLKNCNNDNDKATVIRDYEEHIIRDYHSSDFRIKLSKSGAQQLLNYTEEGIIKLQKVISETNKIEGFDNLIQKCLEKIRTIFFEPFVYEESKLDYNYFEPTVNVSRLRYLQTCNYYKKFLENSYLPLSERVNYQFDYWKQILNKKRRDKINYFVYVGTQFGEVPYATDIYSGNQRVYIDLREHKDDSKFLYNIAIIKIQKDEDFISHEVTLLLNALKEFKIINENQFDYFLYGTQEPEEIAILKLGISKNIYESLKNENQIRNIEFDEFGNPKANIALKEFINTKQGIEKFELEQFFL, via the coding sequence ACTTGTTTTAAAATTAATGATTTTAGGGCTTTATATGATTTTTCAATTAATTATGGATATTATCCAATAGCTCGAAAAATATTATCAGATGGATTATTAGAAAATAATATTAGTGTTCAACATTTAATTTCTAACAATGAATTGGATGATTTTTCTGAAGAAGGTAAGATCAAGACTTATGAACAACATAAAGTATTTGAAGAAGTTATAGAATCTAAAAGTGAACAGCTGTTATTTGCAGCACCTACATCTTATGGTAAAAGTGAATTAATTTTTAAACATTTATCAAACAATAATGATAAATCTAAAGTTGCAATTATTGTTCCAACGAAAGCTTTAATTGATCAGACTTTTCGTGATGCAAAACAAAAGGTTCATGATCGAAAAATTTTAATTCATGATCAAAATTATAATGTTGAAAAGGATAATAGGATATTAGCTATTGTGACTCAAGAACGCGCACTTCGATTAATTGATGAAGGAATAGTTTTTGATATGATATATATTGATGAGGCTCATGAACTTTTAGATTTTAATTTTAGATTTCCGTTGGCTAATAGAAGTTTATTATTAGCAAGGTTTATAAATATTACTAGAAAACTTAATCTCCAAGTAAAACTTATATATCTTTCTCCAACAATTCAGAATTCTGAAAGTTTATTATTGGGAGACCAAGATTTAATTAATGATTATAGAATAGAGAAGAATTTAAAAATTTTAGCAATCAAGTATTTAAGTAAAGAAAATAAAGAATATATATATGACTTATATCTCAATGAATATATTCTTGTTTCTGAAAGAAATGATCCTTGGAAATATATTGTTGATACTGTAAGTAATGGTAGATTTAAAAAGAATCTACATTTTATCTTTCGTCCTAAACAAATTGAGGATTATGCTCAAGAATTATTTGATTTATCACCTGAACGCGACATTCCAGAGGAGATTAAAGAATTACAAGAGGAGTTATCTCGTATTGTTCACCCAGAATTTAAACTAATAAACTATTTATCTAAGGGAATAGTTTATCTTCATGGAGTACTACCGTTATTAATAAGAAATTATCTACTTAAATATATTAAAGAGTCAAAATTTTTAAGTAATTTTATTGCAAACTCTGTTGTTTTAGCAGGAATGAATTTGCCTATTGATAATTTGGTATATATATCAGGCTTTAATAGATCGAGTGATTTAAAAAATTTAATAGGTAGAGTTAATAGATTAAATGAGATATTTAAAAAGGAATCTTCATTATCTAGGATATTTATTCCAATTCATTTTATTGAACTCATCGACTATCCACAATATAATGGTTGCAAAATACAGAATAAAATTACATCCTTAAGAGGGGTACATAAAGATAACGTAGAAAATCCAGTTTTAAAAAATTGTAATAATGATAACGATAAAGCGACTGTTATCAGGGATTACGAGGAACATATCATTAGGGATTATCATAGCTCTGATTTTAGAATTAAGCTATCTAAATCGGGTGCTCAACAGCTTTTAAATTATACGGAAGAAGGCATAATTAAGTTACAAAAAGTGATTTCTGAAACTAACAAAATTGAAGGTTTTGATAATCTTATTCAAAAGTGTTTAGAAAAAATAAGGACTATATTTTTTGAACCATTTGTATATGAGGAATCTAAATTAGATTATAATTATTTTGAACCAACAGTTAATGTCAGTCGTTTAAGATATTTGCAGACTTGTAATTATTATAAGAAATTTTTGGAGAATTCTTACCTTCCTTTGAGTGAGAGGGTAAACTATCAATTTGATTATTGGAAACAAATTTTAAACAAAAAACGTAGAGATAAAATTAATTATTTTGTCTATGTTGGAACACAATTTGGAGAGGTTCCTTATGCAACTGATATTTATTCAGGAAATCAAAGGGTTTATATTGACTTAAGAGAACATAAAGATGATTCTAAATTTTTATATAATATTGCAATTATAAAAATTCAAAAGGATGAGGATTTTATTTCACATGAAGTAACTCTTTTGTTGAATGCGTTAAAAGAATTTAAGATTATCAATGAAAACCAATTTGATTATTTTTTGTATGGGACACAAGAACCAGAAGAAATTGCTATTTTAAAATTAGGAATTAGTAAAAATATTTATGAAAGTTTGAAAAATGAAAATCAAATTAGAAATATTGAATTTGATGAATTTGGCAATCCTAAAGCGAATATAGCACTTAAAGAATTTATAAATACGAAACAAGGAATAGAAAAATTTGAATTGGAACAGTTTTTCCTTTAA
- a CDS encoding restriction endonuclease subunit S — protein MLKYITPRIRFQEFDSWWEKIKLTDLGISVGGTAIESEFDPDGKYKVISIGSYSEESKYKDQGIRAIYSKKTEKRILEKDDLTMILNDKTSTGKIIGRVLLIDEDNSYVYNQRTQRICLNKNKYVPDFIFQLLNADTNRNKIVRSAQGNTQIYVNWSDISNLDYLIPASFEEQFAIGSLFRNIDDLLASYKDNLINYQSLKATMLSKMFPKAGQTVPEIRLDGFDTEWECVKMADIFQIIDGDRGKSYPGESDFSSFGHTLFLDTGNVKKTGLDFSTTKFISEEKDKELRNGKLISGDFILTSRGTLGNVAYYDENIQKRYSSVRINSAMLILRPLLGAKIAPEYILAVLRGNLISNFMKVNQVGSAQPHITKKEFSKIKVLVPSNIQEQQAIGSYFSNLDNLINSYQEKISQLEILKKKLLQDMFI, from the coding sequence TTGTTAAAATATATTACTCCCAGAATTAGATTTCAAGAATTTGATTCTTGGTGGGAAAAGATAAAATTAACAGATTTAGGTATATCTGTGGGGGGAACAGCCATTGAAAGCGAATTTGACCCAGATGGGAAATATAAGGTAATTAGCATTGGTTCGTATTCAGAAGAAAGCAAGTATAAGGATCAAGGAATTAGAGCGATATATAGTAAGAAGACGGAGAAAAGAATTTTAGAAAAAGATGATTTAACAATGATTTTAAATGACAAAACTAGTACAGGCAAAATTATTGGAAGAGTTCTATTAATTGATGAAGATAATAGTTATGTTTACAATCAGCGTACACAAAGAATTTGTTTAAATAAAAATAAATATGTTCCAGATTTTATTTTTCAATTACTAAATGCTGATACTAATCGTAATAAAATAGTAAGAAGTGCCCAGGGAAATACACAAATTTATGTGAATTGGTCAGATATATCAAATTTAGACTATTTAATACCCGCATCATTTGAAGAACAATTCGCCATTGGCTCTCTTTTCCGCAACATCGACGACCTTCTGGCTAGCTACAAGGACAATCTAATCAACTACCAATCTCTCAAGGCGACCATGCTCTCCAAGATGTTTCCCAAAGCTGGGCAGACTGTTCCTGAGATACGTTTGGATGGATTTGATACTGAGTGGGAATGCGTAAAGATGGCAGATATTTTCCAAATAATAGATGGAGATAGAGGTAAAAGTTATCCAGGAGAAAGTGACTTCTCTAGTTTTGGACATACCTTATTCTTAGACACTGGGAATGTAAAAAAGACAGGATTAGATTTTAGTACAACAAAATTTATTTCAGAAGAGAAAGATAAAGAATTAAGAAACGGTAAGTTAATCTCAGGAGACTTTATTCTAACTAGTAGAGGGACCCTTGGAAATGTAGCATATTATGATGAAAATATCCAAAAAAGATATAGTTCCGTTAGGATAAATTCAGCTATGCTGATTTTAAGACCTTTACTAGGTGCTAAAATAGCTCCAGAATATATTTTAGCTGTTTTACGTGGAAACTTGATTAGTAATTTTATGAAAGTAAATCAAGTTGGCTCTGCACAACCTCATATTACAAAAAAAGAGTTTTCTAAGATTAAAGTATTAGTACCTTCTAATATTCAAGAACAACAAGCCATTGGCTCCTATTTCTCAAATCTTGATAACCTCATCAACTCTTATCAAGAAAAAATTTCTCAGTTAGAAATACTGAAAAAGAAACTCTTGCAGGATATGTTTATCTAG
- a CDS encoding type I restriction-modification system subunit M has translation METTQTSQSLYQALWNSADVLRSKMDANDYKSYLLGMVFYKYLSDKMLFFVAETMEEGSESLGAALEVYRNYYEDADTHEDLLAVMKDELNYSIKPELTFTALVARVNEGTFQLEDLAQGFRDIEQSDELYENLFEDIDLYSKKLGATPQKQNQTVAAVMKELAVLDVAGHAGDMLGDAYEYLIGQFATDSGKKAGEFYTPQPVAKLMTQIAFLGREDQLGFTIYDATMGSGSLLLNAKKYSHKPQTVVYFGQELNTSTYNLARMNMILHGVPVENQFLHNADTLDEDWPTQEPTNFDGVLMNPPYSAKWSASSGFMADPRFSPFGKLAPQSKADFSFLLHGYYHLKQDNGVMAIVLPHGVLFRGNAEGTIRKALLEEGAIDTVIGLPANIFFNTSIPTTVIILKKNRTNRDVYFIDASKEFDKGKNQNIMTDAHIEKILEAYKSREEIDKFAHLASYEEIVENDYNLNIPRYVDTFEEEEVEPLTDIVGKINTTNQAIQNQTASLLEMLGQLHGTTPEADAELKKFLKEFKG, from the coding sequence ATGGAAACAACACAAACTTCCCAGTCGCTCTACCAAGCCCTGTGGAACTCAGCGGATGTTCTCCGCTCTAAGATGGATGCCAATGACTACAAGTCCTATCTCTTGGGCATGGTCTTTTATAAGTATCTGTCAGATAAGATGCTCTTTTTCGTGGCGGAGACTATGGAGGAGGGGAGTGAGAGTCTAGGGGCTGCCCTTGAGGTCTATCGCAACTACTATGAGGATGCGGATACCCACGAGGATCTTCTTGCAGTCATGAAGGACGAACTCAACTATAGTATCAAGCCTGAGTTGACCTTTACGGCTCTAGTAGCACGTGTCAATGAGGGGACTTTCCAGCTGGAAGATTTGGCTCAGGGTTTTCGTGATATTGAGCAGAGTGATGAACTCTATGAAAACCTCTTTGAAGATATTGACCTCTATTCTAAAAAGCTAGGGGCAACTCCGCAAAAGCAAAACCAAACGGTGGCGGCGGTCATGAAGGAGTTGGCTGTGCTAGATGTGGCTGGTCATGCTGGTGATATGCTGGGAGATGCTTATGAGTATCTGATTGGTCAGTTTGCGACTGACTCGGGTAAGAAAGCTGGTGAGTTCTATACACCTCAGCCTGTTGCCAAACTCATGACTCAGATTGCCTTTTTGGGTCGTGAGGACCAGTTAGGCTTTACCATCTATGATGCGACTATGGGATCTGGATCTCTCTTGCTCAATGCCAAGAAATACTCTCATAAACCGCAGACAGTGGTCTACTTTGGTCAGGAGCTCAATACCTCAACCTATAACTTGGCTCGGATGAACATGATCCTGCACGGTGTTCCTGTTGAAAATCAATTTCTCCACAATGCCGATACACTGGATGAAGACTGGCCAACTCAAGAGCCGACCAACTTTGACGGTGTTCTCATGAACCCTCCCTACTCTGCCAAATGGTCAGCAAGCTCTGGCTTTATGGCGGATCCTCGTTTCTCTCCATTTGGGAAATTAGCGCCCCAATCCAAGGCTGATTTTTCCTTTCTCTTGCATGGTTACTACCATCTCAAGCAGGATAACGGAGTCATGGCTATCGTTCTTCCTCACGGTGTTCTTTTCCGTGGCAATGCGGAAGGGACCATTCGCAAGGCCTTGTTAGAAGAAGGAGCCATTGACACGGTTATCGGTCTACCTGCTAATATCTTCTTTAACACCAGCATTCCGACCACAGTCATCATTCTCAAAAAGAACCGTACCAATCGTGATGTCTACTTTATCGATGCCTCTAAGGAGTTTGATAAGGGGAAAAATCAGAATATCATGACGGATGCTCATATCGAGAAGATTCTGGAAGCCTACAAGTCACGTGAGGAGATTGACAAGTTTGCCCATCTGGCAAGCTATGAAGAAATCGTCGAAAATGACTACAACCTCAATATCCCTCGCTATGTAGATACCTTTGAGGAAGAAGAAGTCGAACCACTGACAGATATCGTTGGCAAGATCAATACGACAAATCAAGCAATCCAAAACCAAACAGCTTCTTTACTTGAAATGCTCGGTCAACTACACGGAACTACACCAGAAGCCGATGCTGAACTCAAAAAGTTTTTGAAAGAGTTTAAAGGGTGA
- a CDS encoding AAA family ATPase yields the protein MVKLRSLVIENIKNVQYGVIDFQNKSDFINVTGIYGQNGSGKTAVVDVFEVLSALMKGESIPQHTKGIFNAIDQVGENAITLELEVPETYIIRYKVEFAASEPTGVQDVMVVKEELAYKPLESGSRYRYLLRYEYEGSNFDAEQPRHTGYLKSQRSIMGKDAVSVLTKTIIDDNRSFIFSKELGGFIYTSSKQDLSTLVEIYNVIQDFYQNLRIFTQELSSLNSSGVTPITINYQNRDSHVSYQGIIPMFLQSGGISINEELYSVYESTIDYLNEIVPIIIPDLRLEMEAGEIEIRNDGQKIRNVSFISNRAGKRFSLKHESEGIRKIISMLGFLVEVYNKENIIAVIDELDAGVFEYLLGELIEIFSESAKGQLIFTSHNLRVLEKLPSYKVVFSTASPTNRYIRLTGIKPSNNLRDIYLRGIQLGGHEEELYQGVSNSKIKRALRKAGIKLGE from the coding sequence ATGGTAAAATTAAGGAGTCTCGTTATAGAGAATATAAAGAACGTTCAGTATGGAGTGATTGATTTTCAAAATAAATCTGACTTTATCAATGTAACGGGAATTTATGGTCAGAATGGTTCTGGGAAAACAGCTGTTGTAGATGTATTTGAAGTTCTATCTGCCTTGATGAAAGGAGAGTCTATTCCACAACATACAAAAGGGATTTTTAATGCCATAGACCAAGTAGGGGAAAATGCGATTACTTTAGAATTAGAAGTCCCAGAAACATATATTATTCGATATAAAGTTGAGTTTGCTGCAAGTGAACCTACAGGCGTGCAAGATGTAATGGTTGTAAAAGAAGAACTTGCCTATAAACCTCTAGAATCTGGCTCTAGATACCGCTATTTGCTACGTTACGAATATGAAGGAAGTAACTTTGATGCTGAACAACCGCGACATACGGGATATTTAAAATCTCAAAGAAGTATTATGGGAAAGGATGCAGTTAGTGTTTTAACAAAGACAATTATTGATGATAATCGTTCCTTTATTTTTTCAAAAGAATTAGGAGGCTTTATTTATACTTCAAGTAAGCAAGATTTATCGACGCTTGTTGAAATTTATAATGTCATTCAAGACTTTTATCAAAATTTGAGAATTTTTACCCAAGAGTTATCTAGTCTGAATAGTAGTGGGGTTACTCCTATCACGATTAACTATCAGAATCGTGACTCTCATGTGAGTTATCAGGGGATTATCCCCATGTTTCTTCAAAGTGGAGGAATTTCTATAAATGAAGAACTTTATAGTGTTTATGAGAGCACGATTGACTATTTGAATGAAATTGTTCCTATTATTATCCCTGACTTGAGACTTGAAATGGAAGCAGGTGAGATAGAGATTCGAAATGATGGACAAAAAATAAGAAATGTTAGTTTTATTTCCAATCGTGCAGGTAAAAGATTCTCTTTAAAACACGAATCTGAAGGGATTCGTAAAATTATTAGTATGCTTGGTTTTTTGGTGGAAGTATATAATAAAGAGAATATTATCGCTGTTATTGATGAATTGGATGCAGGTGTATTTGAATATCTACTAGGCGAGTTGATTGAAATTTTTTCTGAAAGTGCTAAAGGACAACTAATTTTTACTTCTCATAATCTACGTGTACTAGAAAAACTTCCATCCTACAAGGTTGTGTTCTCAACTGCTTCTCCGACAAATCGTTATATCCGCTTAACGGGTATTAAGCCAAGCAATAACTTAAGAGATATTTATTTAAGAGGAATTCAGCTGGGTGGACACGAAGAAGAATTGTATCAAGGAGTTTCTAATAGTAAAATTAAACGAGCTTTGAGAAAGGCAGGTATCAAGCTTGGCGAATAA
- a CDS encoding YbgA family protein, with amino-acid sequence MNNNNQRALCQQLWARNKYLVLSHSSNIYNEIRQYLKNEEVEVSLVQEMIDRACQIPEHKGQVSNASHHIWGYFKKKATDAERKDYILLLARYRFGQASQADLIAKTRDLLDRYPNTYLQHSTLLKGDSLETLA; translated from the coding sequence ATGAATAATAACAACCAACGTGCCCTTTGCCAGCAACTCTGGGCGAGAAACAAATACCTCGTATTGAGCCATTCCAGCAATATTTACAATGAGATTCGTCAGTATCTCAAGAATGAAGAGGTGGAGGTGAGTCTGGTTCAAGAGATGATTGACCGTGCCTGTCAGATTCCAGAACACAAGGGTCAGGTTAGCAATGCCTCTCATCATATTTGGGGCTATTTCAAAAAGAAAGCGACAGATGCTGAGCGCAAGGACTACATACTCTTGCTAGCTCGCTACCGATTTGGTCAGGCTTCTCAGGCAGACTTGATCGCTAAGACTCGAGACTTGCTTGATCGTTATCCAAATACCTACTTGCAACATTCGACTTTACTGAAAGGAGACTCCCTTGAGACTTTGGCATGA
- the metE gene encoding 5-methyltetrahydropteroyltriglutamate--homocysteine S-methyltransferase, translated as MSTTIIGFPRLGEFRELKFTTEKYFRKEISEEELLAAAKDLRAKHWNIVKEKGITEIPSNDFSHYDNFLDAAFLFNVVPASVQNLDMSDLERYFALGRGYQGEKGDVRALPMKKWFNTNYHYIVPKFEKDTQVKLAGHKIFDEFQEAKELGLNTRPVLVGPFTFLQLSDFEEGVKAEDFVDSLVAAYQEVFAKLSELGATRIQLDEAALVKDLTAEEKALFLNLYNKLLADKKGLEVLLQTYFGDVRDVYADLVKLPVDAIGLDFVEGKKTLELVKSGFPADKTLYAGIVNGKNIWRNNYEKSLAILEQIPAENIVLTSSCSLLHVPFTTANEEFEPAILNHFAFAVEKLDEIRDLDAIRNGQGEEALAANKELFATERVGENAELRARIAGLTDADYTRLPAFAEREAIQEEAFKLPALPTTTIGSFPQTKEVRAKRLAYRKGELSQEEYDAFLAETIDEWIKWQEDIDFDVLVHGEFERNDMVEYFGQNLSGYLFSKNGWVQSYGMRGVKPPIIWGDVTRLNPITVKWSSYAQSRTNKPVKGMLTGPVTILNWSFPREDISIKDSTLQIALAIKDEVLDLEAAGVKIIQIDEAALREKLPLRRSDWYEDYLDWAIPAFRLVHSTVAPDTQIHTHMCYSEFTDIIPAIDNLDADVISFEASRSNLEILDELKAKNFQTEVGPGVYDIHSPRVPNEGEIDNTIEAILAKVPSKKVWINPDCGLKTRGIPETKESLIRLVEAAKAAREKL; from the coding sequence ATGTCAACTACAATCATCGGTTTCCCACGTTTGGGCGAATTCCGCGAATTAAAATTTACAACTGAAAAATACTTTAGAAAAGAAATCTCAGAAGAAGAACTCTTGGCAGCAGCAAAAGACTTGCGTGCTAAACACTGGAACATTGTCAAAGAAAAAGGCATCACTGAAATTCCATCAAATGACTTTTCTCACTATGATAACTTCCTAGATGCAGCTTTCCTTTTCAACGTGGTACCTGCTTCAGTTCAAAACTTGGACATGTCTGACCTTGAGCGCTACTTTGCTTTGGGTCGTGGTTACCAAGGAGAAAAAGGAGACGTTCGCGCCCTTCCAATGAAGAAATGGTTCAACACCAACTACCACTACATCGTTCCTAAATTTGAAAAAGACACTCAAGTCAAACTTGCAGGTCACAAGATTTTTGATGAGTTCCAAGAAGCAAAAGAACTTGGTCTCAACACTCGTCCTGTCCTTGTAGGTCCATTCACTTTCCTTCAATTGTCAGACTTTGAAGAAGGCGTGAAAGCAGAAGACTTCGTAGACAGTTTAGTTGCTGCTTACCAAGAAGTTTTTGCTAAATTGTCAGAACTTGGTGCGACTCGTATCCAATTGGATGAAGCTGCTCTTGTAAAAGATTTGACAGCTGAAGAAAAAGCTCTCTTCTTGAACCTTTACAACAAACTTTTGGCTGACAAAAAAGGTCTTGAAGTCTTGCTTCAAACTTACTTCGGTGACGTTCGTGACGTCTACGCTGACCTTGTGAAATTGCCAGTAGATGCTATCGGTCTTGATTTCGTTGAAGGTAAGAAAACTCTTGAATTGGTTAAAAGTGGCTTCCCAGCTGACAAGACTCTCTACGCAGGTATTGTCAATGGTAAAAACATCTGGCGCAACAACTACGAAAAGAGCTTGGCTATTCTTGAACAAATCCCAGCTGAAAACATTGTCTTAACAAGCTCATGCTCACTTCTTCATGTGCCATTTACAACTGCTAATGAAGAATTTGAACCAGCAATCTTGAACCACTTTGCCTTTGCAGTTGAAAAATTGGATGAGATTCGTGATTTGGATGCTATCCGCAATGGTCAAGGTGAAGAAGCACTTGCAGCTAACAAAGAACTCTTTGCGACTGAGCGTGTTGGTGAAAATGCGGAACTTCGTGCGCGTATCGCTGGCTTGACAGACGCAGACTACACTCGTTTGCCAGCCTTTGCAGAACGTGAAGCTATCCAAGAAGAAGCTTTCAAACTTCCAGCTCTTCCAACAACAACTATCGGTTCATTCCCTCAAACAAAAGAAGTTCGTGCTAAGCGTTTGGCTTACCGTAAAGGTGAATTGTCTCAAGAAGAGTACGATGCTTTCCTTGCTGAAACGATCGATGAATGGATCAAATGGCAAGAAGATATTGACTTTGATGTCCTTGTTCACGGTGAGTTCGAGCGTAATGACATGGTTGAGTACTTCGGTCAAAACTTGTCAGGTTACCTCTTCTCTAAAAATGGTTGGGTACAATCATACGGTATGCGTGGAGTTAAACCACCAATCATCTGGGGTGATGTCACTCGTCTTAACCCTATCACTGTTAAATGGTCTAGCTATGCACAAAGCCGTACAAACAAACCTGTTAAAGGTATGTTGACTGGACCTGTTACCATCCTCAACTGGTCATTCCCACGTGAAGACATCTCTATCAAGGATTCTACTCTTCAAATCGCCCTTGCCATCAAGGATGAAGTGCTTGACCTTGAAGCTGCTGGTGTGAAAATCATCCAAATCGATGAGGCTGCTCTTCGTGAAAAATTGCCACTCCGTCGTAGCGACTGGTATGAAGACTACCTTGACTGGGCAATTCCTGCCTTCCGCTTGGTACACTCAACAGTAGCGCCAGATACACAAATCCACACTCACATGTGTTACTCAGAATTTACAGATATCATTCCAGCTATCGACAACTTGGATGCGGACGTTATCTCATTTGAGGCTAGCCGTTCGAACCTTGAAATCTTGGACGAACTCAAAGCGAAAAACTTCCAAACAGAAGTAGGACCTGGAGTTTACGATATCCACTCACCTCGTGTGCCAAATGAAGGCGAAATCGACAATACAATCGAAGCCATCCTTGCTAAAGTGCCAAGCAAGAAAGTTTGGATCAACCCTGACTGTGGTTTGAAAACACGTGGTATTCCAGAAACAAAAGAAAGCTTGATCCGCCTTGTGGAAGCAGCTAAAGCTGCGCGTGAGAAATTGTAA